DNA from Candidatus Cloacimonas acidaminovorans str. Evry:
TTCGGCAGGGATTTCTCTGCCTTCAATCACATCGTCATCTTTCATAATAAACCTCCATCTACCTATAATTTAATAGTAATATTGAAGTCAAGCAAATTATTTGAGGTAGAGAGGTCAAGAAGCCAAGAGGTCAAAAGGTTTGTGTAGTCGGAACTCGCTGAAGTTCCGCATTTTTTCAAGTTCAGATATTTTGCGGAGGAACGGTGTCTCCTGACTACAAAAAAAGCGGAGGAACAGTGTCCTCCGCTTATATATAAATTGTTTTCCATGATTAATCGTTTAAAGCAGCTATAGCAGCAGCGACACGAGCAATAGGAACTCTATAAGGAGAACAGCTAACATAGTTCATTCCCACTAAGTGGCAAAATTCCACACTGCTTGGTTCACCACCATGTTCTCCGCAAATTCCAACTTTTAAATCAGGTCTGGTTTTGCGTCCGCGTTCAGTTCCCATTTTCACTAATTGGCCTACACCTTCTCTGTCTATAATTTGGAAGGGGTCATGTTTCAGCAGATTTTTTTCCAAATACACGGGTAAAAACACGCCTGCATCGTCGCGGGAAAAACCAAAGGTCATTTGAGTTAAATCATTTGTTCCAAAGCTGAAAAACTCGGCATGTTCAGCAATTTTATCGGCAGTTAAGGCAGCGCGGGGAATTTCTATCATTGTTCCTACTAGGTAATCCACGCGATCCTGCTTTTCTGCAAAGACCTTTTCTGCTGTTTTGCGGATAATATCTTCCTGCATTTCAAATTCTTCAGCGGTGCTGGTAAGCGGAACCATAATTTCAGGTAATACACTAATTCCGCGTGCTTTAACAGCTAAAGCGGCTTCAATTATTGCACGAGTTTGCATTTCCGTAATTTCGGGATAGGTATTTCCCAAACGGCAACCTCTATGACCAAGCATAGGATTTACTTCATGTAACGAAGCAACGCGTGCTTTAACTTTTTCCAGAGGAATTCCCAGTTCTTCGGCAATTTCCTTTTGAGCGGATTCTTCCTGAGGAACAAATTCATGCAAGGGGGGGTCTAAAAGACGGATAGTTACAGGAAATCCGTTCATAGCGGTATAAATGCCTTCAAAATCATTTTTTTGCATAGGTAGTAATTTTGCTAATGCCTTTTTGCGTCCAGTTTCATCTTCCGCTAAAATCATTTCCCGCATTGCCTTAATTCTTTCGCCTTCAAAAAACATATGTTCCGTTCTACAAAGTCCAATTCCCTGAGCACCAAAATTTCTGGCAACGGTAGCATCTTTGGGAGTATCTGCATTGGTGCGGACTTTCATTTTGGTATATTTATCGGCAAGTTGCATAACAGCACCAAAATCACCGCTAAGTTCAGGGTCTTGGGTATCTATTTTACCTTCTAAAATTTGTCCTGTAGAGCCATTTAAGGAAATCCAATCCCCTTCTTTATAGACCTTTCCATTCACGGTCATAGTTCTGGCTTTGTAATCAATTTGTAATGCTCCAGCTCCTGCCACACAACATTTTCCCATTCCTCTGGCAACAACAGCTGCATGAGAAGTCATACCTCCGCGAGCAGTTAGGATTCCTTGTGCAACTGCCATTCCGCGTAAATCCTCCGGGGAGGTCTCTTCTCTAACTAAAATAACTTTTTTCTTAGCGGCAGCCCAGGATTCTGCTTCGTCCGCAAAAAACACAATTTGTCCGGAAGCAGCTCCAGGAGAAGCAGGCAAACCATTAGCAATCACTTTGGCTTTTGCCAGACCTTCTTTTGTAAAGACAGGATGCAGAAGTTCATCCAATTTAGCAGGATCAATTCTTTTGAGAGCTGTTTTTTCTTCAATCATTCCTTCGCGGAGCATATCCATTGCGATTTTAATCATAGCAAGACCGGTTCTTTTGCCGGTTCGGGTTTGTAAGAGCCACAATTTTCCTTCCTGAATGGTAAATTCCATATCTTGCATATCGCGATAATGATTTTCTAACCTTTTCTGAATTTCAAAGAGCTCTTTATAGGTCTCGGGCATTGCTTCTTCCAGAGAAGGATATTTACTTAAGCGTTCTTCTTCACTGATACCGGCAAGTTTTGCCCAACGCTGAGAACCAATTTTGGTGATTTGCTGAGGAGTTCTAATTCCGGCAACAACATCTTCACCTTGAGCATTGATCAAATACTCCCCGTTAAAAAGGTTTTCACCGGTAGCAGCATCACGAGTAAAAGCAACACCAGTAGCACTGGTAAAGCCCATATTGCCAAAAACCATTGCTTGAACGGTTACTGCAGTTCCCCATTCATCGGGAATATTATTCAGTTTACGATAGAACTTTGCGCGTTCATTATTCCAGCTATCAAAAACAGCAAAAATTGCACCCCAGAGCTGTTCCCAGGGGTCATCCGGGAATTTTTTACCGGTTTTTTCTTCCACCGTCTGCTTGAAGATGGTTACCAGATTTTTCAAATCTTCAGTGGTTAGTTCCAAATCGCTGCTGATGCCTTTTTCTTTTTTCACGGTGTCAATAATAACTTCAAAGGGATCATGTTCTTCTTTGCTTTCTGGTTTAAGACCTAAAACCACATCAGAATACATTTGGACAAAACGACGATAACTATCCCAGGCAAACCTTTCATTATTGGTTTTTTTGATTAAACCCTGAATAGTTGTTTCATTCAAACCCAAATTCAAAATGGTATCCATCATTCCAGGCATTGAAGCACGAGCACCTGAACGCACTGAAACCAAAAGTGGATTTTCGGCAGAGCCAAATTGCATATTTACAAGGTCTTCTATATGCCGAATGGCATTGTGCACATCGTCACTTAAAATTTCCCTCAATTTGGCAGAACCCAATTTGTTGTATTCAGTGCAGACCTCTGTAGTAATTGTAAATCCGGGAGGAACCGGAACGCCAATAAGATTCATCTCGGCAAGGTTGGCACCCTTTCCACCGAGAAGATTTTTCATTTCTGCGCTACCTTCGGCTTTTCCATTTCCGAAGAGGTAAACTCTTTTAGGTGTATTCATTTATCCTCCATAACTTTAACATCATTAAAGATATTTTATTGTCTGTCACAATCTTTTTTATGGCAAATCTGTCAATAGCTTTCTTGATTTTCAAGGGGTATTACGGAAGCATTGCTTACCCATTACTAATGCCATTAGCAATGGGTAAGCAATGGGTAAGCAATGCTATTAAGGAAGACCCCCCTAATACCCTATATTATTAGTAAGATACATCATCCAAATTTTCCCGAAAATTAGAGAAATAAGAGCGGGGGTTTTGCAGAAGAAACTTAAAGGGAAAATGCAGAATAGCAAAAACGAGCTAAAAAATAACAGGTGCATATCCCAGAGATATACACCTGTTAAATCAGGGAGAATATGGTTTATTTAATCAAGGAGATTTTATGTGATGCCTGATAATTGGGCGCATTCATCCGAATAATATAAGTTCCAGTAGAAACATTATGTCCTTCGTTATCCTTGCCGTCCCAAACGATACGATAAGAATTTGCTTTGCAATTTTC
Protein-coding regions in this window:
- the ppdK gene encoding pyruvate, phosphate dikinase, giving the protein MNTPKRVYLFGNGKAEGSAEMKNLLGGKGANLAEMNLIGVPVPPGFTITTEVCTEYNKLGSAKLREILSDDVHNAIRHIEDLVNMQFGSAENPLLVSVRSGARASMPGMMDTILNLGLNETTIQGLIKKTNNERFAWDSYRRFVQMYSDVVLGLKPESKEEHDPFEVIIDTVKKEKGISSDLELTTEDLKNLVTIFKQTVEEKTGKKFPDDPWEQLWGAIFAVFDSWNNERAKFYRKLNNIPDEWGTAVTVQAMVFGNMGFTSATGVAFTRDAATGENLFNGEYLINAQGEDVVAGIRTPQQITKIGSQRWAKLAGISEEERLSKYPSLEEAMPETYKELFEIQKRLENHYRDMQDMEFTIQEGKLWLLQTRTGKRTGLAMIKIAMDMLREGMIEEKTALKRIDPAKLDELLHPVFTKEGLAKAKVIANGLPASPGAASGQIVFFADEAESWAAAKKKVILVREETSPEDLRGMAVAQGILTARGGMTSHAAVVARGMGKCCVAGAGALQIDYKARTMTVNGKVYKEGDWISLNGSTGQILEGKIDTQDPELSGDFGAVMQLADKYTKMKVRTNADTPKDATVARNFGAQGIGLCRTEHMFFEGERIKAMREMILAEDETGRKKALAKLLPMQKNDFEGIYTAMNGFPVTIRLLDPPLHEFVPQEESAQKEIAEELGIPLEKVKARVASLHEVNPMLGHRGCRLGNTYPEITEMQTRAIIEAALAVKARGISVLPEIMVPLTSTAEEFEMQEDIIRKTAEKVFAEKQDRVDYLVGTMIEIPRAALTADKIAEHAEFFSFGTNDLTQMTFGFSRDDAGVFLPVYLEKNLLKHDPFQIIDREGVGQLVKMGTERGRKTRPDLKVGICGEHGGEPSSVEFCHLVGMNYVSCSPYRVPIARVAAAIAALND